From the Neobacillus sp. PS3-34 genome, the window ACGTTCGGTAATCAATTCGACATAACTGATGTTAATTCCTGTAAAATAATGTGAAAATTCCAAGGAATTTGTTAACATATTTTTCTTGAACAATATTGGACTAAAGTCTGAGAAAAGTTACTGCTTACTGATGAAGATTAGAGATGAAATAAATTTTATAATAAAAGCAGATAATCGATTTAATTAGAGGGAGAGATTGGAATGAAAAATGAGATGGTTGTGATGATAACAGGTGCATCAAAGGGTCTTGGCAGGGCATTAACGCTTGCCTTTGCAAAAGAAGGAGCTAAATTAGCCATTTGCGCAAGAGGAGAGAGCCTCTTGCATCAAATTAAACGGGAAGCAGAAAATTCAGGTGCTGCAGAAGTGCTGGCAGTTAGGGCAGACGTGGCAAATTCAAGGGATGTTGAGCGGTTTGTCGCTTTGACAGAGGAAACATTTGGGAAAATTGATGTGTTAATTAACAATGCATCCATCCTGGGTCCAAGTCCAATGCCTTTTTTGCTTGATTACCCAGAGGAAGATTTCCTGGAAGTATTAAGAGTAAATGCAACCAGTCCTTTTTTAGTCACGAGAAGAGTGCTTCCAGGAATGCTGCTTAGAAATGAAGGATCTGTGATTAATGTGACTTCTGAAGCCGGAAATGTTGGATATGCTGGCTGGGGTGCCTATGGGATATCGAAATTCGCGGTAGAAGGGCTAACCGAAACATGGGCTGATGAAGTAAGTGAAACTAATGTAAGAGTGAATATGGTTGATCCGGGAGAGATGGATACAGAAATGCATCAGCTTGCAGTTCCAGATTGCGATTACGAGCTTGCTAATCCTCATGATCTTGTCGGTGTGTTCCAATATCTCGCTTCGGATCGTTCAAAAGGTGTTAACGGACAGCGGTTCCAGGCCAGAATTCCATGAAAGGGAGGAATAACTATGCTGCAGGATACCTTAGCTTTCCATCTGCCTGATTCTCTTAACGCAAGCATGCCACCTGAAAGAAGAGGAATTAGAAGGGATCAGGTCCGGATGATGGTATTGGACAGAAAAACAGGAATCACCTCACATGACCGGTTTGATCAATTAGGCAATTATTTAAAATCTGGAGATGTTCTCGTTATTAATAGCAGCCGAACACTGCCGGCAATATTAAAGGCTAAAAAGCATAAGGACAACTTCAGTGAGGAAGTCGAAGTCAGACTTGCGCGCAGAATAAACGGGGCAACCTGGGAAGCGCTGGTGGTCTCTGAAACCAGTCATCCGGGTGATCGGCTTGTTTTTTCAGAGGACCTTAGCGGGAATATCATCAAAAAAAATGATAATTCTCCTCTTGTCACCATTCTATTTTCAAAAACCGGAAATGAATTATTTCAGCATATTTATTCCGTTGGTGAACCTGTAAGGTATGAATATATTAATCATCCTTGGGAGCTGGATTATTACCAGACAGTTTTTGCCGCACAGCCTGGTTCCGTAGAAATGCCTTCGGCTGGCAGGGCATTCAGCTGGGAGCTATTATTCAAGCTTCAGCGTCAGGGTGTGAAAATTACCTCTATGCAGCTTCACACTGGACTAAGTTATTTATTGGATGATAAATGGGATCATTCGCCTGAAGCCAATCATGAAGAGTACTTTATTCCATCAGAGTCCTGGACTACGATTATGGAAGCAAAGCTTTCGGGTGGGAGAATTATTGCTGTTGGAACTACCGTAGTAAGAGCCCTAGAGTCTGCAATGAACAGCGGATCCCTGTCAGGATGGACGAATCTGTATATAACACCTGAATACCAATTAAAAGCGGCTGATGCAATTATTACAGGCCTTCACGAACCTGAAGCGAGCCATTTAGCGATGCTGTCCGCATTTGTGGAAAAGGATAAACTGTTCAATGCCTATCAGGAAGCTATTCTTGAACAATACCTGTGGCATGAATTCGGGGATATAAATCTAATTATTTGAGGTGAAAACATGTTGAAATTTCACCATTATTCTCTTGAAGTTGATAATTTAAGTGAATCTATAAAATTTTATAAGGATGTTTTAGGATTCCAGGAAGCTGAGCGTATAGAGTTTGAAGAGGAGGAGATTCAATTTCTGACATTGGGAGATTTCAAACTGGAACTTGTAAAAGCAGCTGCAGCTTACAACCAAACAGAGAGCATACACATCTGCTTTGAAACAGAAAATTTCTATGAAATACTTGCCCGTTTTGAAAACTACAAAATAAAGCCTGTTGAAGGACCATACACATTGAAAAATGGCTGGAAAACCGTCTTTTTCTCAGGACCTTCCAATGATCTTATAGAAATACTATCACGTAATAATTAAATAACTAGTAAATTTTTCACAAATAAATGCTAATACAGTTGTAAATTGATTATTTAATATGATATTTTATATAATAATGAATAGAAAAAATTAAAAACGATGAAGAGGAAAGTAATTATTGCTGCAATCCATAGCGAATCAGGGGTGGTGGGAGCCTGGTGAGGAAGCATTAATGAAGAACACCTCAGAGTTTCTAACCGAAAAGGATTTTCCCTAGTAGGCTTGGACGTCACCAGCACGTTATTGGCTGGAAGCATGCTTTTGCTTGCAAAGTTGGTCTTTCATGACAATTTGGGTGGTACCGCGGAAATTAAACCTTTCGTCCCTTTTCGGGATGAAGGGTTTTTATTTTTATATACATATGTTTTAGGAGGTAACAACGATGAAAAAAACAGTAATTAAGGATTTATTCAGAAATCAGGAAAGCTATGCAGACCAAAAAGTTCAGTTATCCGGTTGGATTCGGACTGTAAGGGATTCCAAAACTTTTGGTTTTATTGAATTAAATGATGGTACTTTTTTTAAGGGTGTACAAGTGGTATTTGATGACCAGCTGGAAAACTTTAAAGAAATTGCCAAGCTGCCTATCAGTTCTTCTATAACGGTCGAAGGAACTTACGTATTAACACCGCAAATGAAGCAGCCTTTTGAAATCAAAGCAGAAAAAATTATCATTGAAGGAAATTCAAACGCAGATTATCCATTGCAGAAGAAAAAGCATACCTTCGAATACTTAAGAACGATTGCACATCTTCGCCCAAGAACTAATACTTTTTCAGCTGTTTTCAGAGTAAGATCACTTGCTTCTTATGCTATTCACAAATTCTTTCAGGACAAAGGCTTTGTCTACGTACACACACCAATCATTACTGGAAGTGATACAGAAGGAGCTGGAGAGATGTTCCGGGTTACTTCTCTGGATTTTGATAAGCTTCCAAAAACAGAAGAAGGAAAAGTGGATTTAAGCAAGGATTTCTTTAACAAAGAAACGAACCTGACAGTAAGCGGGCAATTATCGGCGGAAACCTTTGCACTTGCATTCCGTAATGTCTATACATTCGGCCAACTTTTAGAGCTGAAAACTCAAACACGGCGCGGCATGCTGCTGAATTCTGGATGATTGAGCCTGAAGTAGCATTTGCAGAATTAGTAGATGTAATGGACCTTTCTGAAGAGATGGTTAAATATGTGATCGGCTATGTTCTTGAACAAGCTCCTGAGGAAATGGCGTTCTTCAATAGCTTCATTGACAAAACGTTAATGGAAAGACTGAATAATGCATATGGGTCTGATTTCGGCAGAGTTACTTATACTGAAGCAATCGAAATTTTAAAGAATTCAGGAGAAAAATTCGATTATCCTGTCGATTGGGGATTGGATCTTCAAACAGAGCATGAGCGCTATTTGTGTGAAAAAGTTTATAAGCGCCCGGTATTTGTGACCGATTATCCAAAAGAGATAAAAGCATTTTATATGAGAACAAATGAAGATAACAAAACTGTTGCAGCTACAGACTTGTTGGTTCCAGGAATCGGAGAGCTTATCGGCGGAAGCCAACGGGAAGAACGCGAAGAAGTATTGGCTAGCCGAATTGAAGAGCTTGGGATGGATAGGGAAGATTACTGGTGGTACCTTGAACTGCGTAAGTACGGAGAAACCAAGCATTCAGGATACGGCCTAGGATTTGAACGTCTTATCATGTATTTGACAGGAATGACCAATATCCGCGATGTTATTCCTTTCCCAAGAACAACTGGAAATGCAGAGTTTTAATACGAAAGAAAGGGAGCCCCAGAGGCTCTCTTTTTACATTAATGAAATAGATACTCTATGAAGCCTATTATTAGACATTTAAAATTAATAGATGTAAATTAAAATGGATATAAGAAACGTTAAAGTTATGAATTTGCATATAATATTTCTTTCACATAATGGAGAGGGGCTTTTTTATTTGAGCACAGTCGGGAAACCAAAAAAAGATGAAATCAATGTAGCTGGTCTTGAATTTGAGTGGGATATAGCTGAGGGGAAATTTTTATTTGAAAAAGAAGATGCAGTGCTTTTTTGGATTTCTACTGCGATGAAAACTTTTTTTGATACGATTGAAGAAGTTTCCGGGGAAGATGCTGCAAGTGTAGTCCTTGAAACTACAGGATTTCGTCAAGGAATTGTGGTGGGTGAATATTTCCGGGAATTAAAAGGTGTCAGTATTTCTGAAGCAACCGCATTAATACCAAATACATATGCATCTGCGGGCTGGGGAAAGGCGCAAATTATTGATTTTAATGAAGAATCACATACAGTGTCAGTACAGTTAAGTGACAGCTGGGAATACAAAATTAATAAAGCACAGGGTAAAAAGGTTGGAGGCACTTTTCTTGCAGCCCATTATGCGGGGATTTTTTCTGGTTTATTTGGAACCAATGTTTGGTTTGATGTCCGTAAAGACCAAATAAGAGGAGATGGGTATAGCCAATTCGAATATTACCCTTCCTCCATAACGGTCTCAAAAAACATGCACCAGCTAGCCAGACTGAAGGAGTCTGAGCACATTCAACAGCTGGAAGCACTGGTCGAAGATAAAACGAAGGATTTACAAGGTCTAGTTAAACAAATTTCGTCTCCTATCATTCCAGTCCTAGAAGGAATAGTAGTTGTGCCCTTAATTGGAAAGTATGATGAAAGCCGTTCAGAGGATCTATTAGTAAAAACACTTTATAATCTTCCCAAATATCGAGCTAAATTCCTCGTTTTAGATTTAACCGGCTTAGATATGGAAATGAGTAATTATAGTGCGGAATTTATACACAAACTGGGAGCAGCCGCTTCTTTAATTGGAGTGAACACTATCTTGGTCGGAATTTTTGCTGAATTAGCCAAAAATATGACCAAGTCGCAAATCAGCCTATCTAAATTCCCTTGTTTTCAAACTCTTCAGCATGGGATTTACCATGCTCTAGCAGAAGATGGGAGAAAAATCGTCGGATAGAAGGGTAATAGGAAATGCAAAAAGCCTGCATAAAATCATGCAGGCTTTTTAACATGAACATTATATTTTTTGCTGCTTACCAGCAACTTCATCAGCTAAACTCAGGAACATGCCAAATCCAAAAAAGACCATTGAAGCTATAACTACGCCAATTCCAAAAACAGACATATAATAGTTTGGGTTGAAATCGCTTACAAATAAGCTTATAAAAAAGATAATAACTCCTAAAATTATACCGTAGGTCGCGATTTTTTTCGCTGCTAATAATGGCTTCATTTGATTTACATGCATTTTTAACATCCCCTTTTACTGAATATTCTACTCTTTGTCACAAATTTGTCAAACTTTTTTTGAAAATAAAATTTTATATAAAATATGCTTGCAATTTTAGTTGGATACAGTTATATGCCATTGCAAAGGGAGGAGGATGAATTTTACTTTCAGTTATATTCTATTCTTTTAATTCATATCTTCGGGTCTGCTGTGTGTAACATATGTCCCCGCTATTAAATCATGAATAGCGCGTTTATCTTCTCTGGTTCCGACCATTAATGCACTGGCTATTAATCCGATTCCAAGTGTCACAGTGTAAACAAGAGCACCAACCACAATTCTCAAAAACATTGTTCCAAAACTTACATTACTTCCATCTAGCTTAACTATTCTTATGCCTAGAATTCTTTTTCCAACAACATATCCAGACCAAATTACGGGAATAATGAGACTATAAAGAAATTGCAAAAAGTCAGCAAGCCAATTGCGTGTTCCAGCTGCATCCCCAAGAATTAAAGCGCACACTAATCCCAAAGGTAAACTAACGAGCAGCCCATCTAAAACTGAAGCACCCAGACGTACCCAAAAACCCGCATTCCGCTCCATTTTTTTCCCCCATTCTTAAATTCATTAATTTACAAACAAAGGAATTTTCATTTAAGTTTATGAGGAAGATGACTAAAAAAGAAATTATAATTGGAAATGGAATAAGCAGTTTTGGCCTAAAAATACTGTCTGTTCATTCAAGTCAGCAAGTTTCTGATGGAAACAATTTAACCCCCTATAAAAGGGGGCAGGAGAGTTACACTTATTTATTTTCTAAATTTCCCTTAGCCATCTTAATCAATTCCTGGACCATCCTGCCACCAAGTTTTCCGCCCGTTTTTCCTGCTTCATAGGCAGTTAGCTGTCCATTATAGCCCCTGCTTAAAGGAACTCCATTCTCTTTAGCTATTTCAAATTTTGCGTCCTCTGGTTTTTCAGTTCCTGCAACTTTAGCTTTTAATTCGTCCAGGGCTTTTCGTGCTTCTGGTACAAGTATTTTTCTTCTTTTACCCATCTTGATCCCTCCTTCCCATAGTTTGCCCTGTGTAAAAAATAAATATCTTCCTTTCGATTGAAATATTTTATTATTAAAGAACTCCTTTAAAAAAATCTATTTTCTTAAAGTCGAATTCTGTTAAACTATGTTGTACTCTATATAGGAGCTAAAATGAAATTTTTAGCTTTTAGACAACAAAAGTTAATCATTGAAGGGAGCATACAATTGCAAAAACCCATTTATGTACAAACGACCATCCAAACTCCAATGAATGAAATTTGGGACCATACACAGAATCCTAATCTGCACACAGAATGGGATCTCCGCTTCACTGAAATCACCTATCTTAAGCGGGAGGAAAGTGAGCCCCAGAGATTTTTATATAAAACAAAAATCGGTTTTGGATTGGAAATTGCAGGTACAGGTGAAAGCAGCGGGACAATAATGAAAGAAACGGGGGAGAGGGTATCATCTCTTAAATTTGAAACAGACAACCCTATTTCATTGATAATGAAAGGACGAGGGTATTGGAAATACACTCCCAAAGGAGACATGGTTATATTTGAAACACAATACGACTATGAGACTCGATATAGCAAAGTGGGAAAGCTGATCGATTCTACTATTTTTGGCCGTTAATGGGCAGAGCTACAGCATGGAGCTTTGACTCTTTAAAAATATGGCTTGAAAAAGGGTATCATCCTAGGCTTCTTCTGCAAAAAACACTGACATATTGGAGTGTCTGTTTCTTGCTGGCTTTCATATGGATTTATCAAGGACTTGTTCCGAAAATGATCAACACTCATCCCGAGGAAGTTAAAATGCTATTGACATTAATCAAGATACCTATGGATGGAGAATTGGCAATAAGGTACATAGGCTTGGCGGAAGTACTATTTGGCATTGTCTGGTTATTGCCCTTTCAAAAACGAGGGCTTTTTCTTATCCATATCATCATGATATTATCTCTTACTTTATCAGCCTGGCTGGCCAACCCGCAAAGCTTTATCATGCCGTTTAATCCAATTACCCTCAATCTGGCCCTGATGTTCCTGTCGATTATCGGGTATTTAAATAGCAGCAACCTGCCTTTAGCAAGAAATTGCAAAAGAAGCAAAAGGGGGACGATGAATTGACTTCCATATATCGGTCCCATCTTGGGGATTCCTATCAAAGTCTGCATCCAAAGCTGCAGCATCGCTATGATATTACAGAGCAATCTTCGTTCCATGGGACAGGAAGAATGGAGAACATTTCAGGGGGGATTTTCCTAGTAAGGCAGCTGTTTAAATTAGGTACTAGATACCGGCTGTTTTTTTCTGAGAGGGGGAGTGATGTCCCTTTTACCATCTATAATAATGCCTTTGAAAATGAAGCTGGAGAGAAGTTAGTGAAATGGAATAGGGAATTTTCCTTTAAAGGTAAAAAACGCTACTTTGATGCTGTCATGCAATTAAATGATAAGCAAAATGAAATCATTGATTACTTTGGTATACCGCATCTCCTTGTTTCTACCTTAAACTTTCAAGTTGGCAATAAAGGATCTATGATTATTACCTCCAAGAAGCAATGGCTTAATGCGTTCGGCAGAAAAATTCCCCTACCGAAATTTCTTTACGGAGAGGCGAGAATCATCGAATCCTTTGATGAGAGACGAAACTGTTATTGCGTTAATGTCAATGTAAGCAATCCACTGCTAGGTACACTGTTTTCATATCAAGGCTATTTTACAGAAATGGAAAGTGGAAAAAAATGAAACGGAATTTATTATTCGGAATTACCACTTACCTTTTATATCTAGTTTTCAGCTGGATATACCTTTTTCCGGCAGAAGCATTGCTATTATTTTCAATACTAGTAGTTGTTCCCTTTTCGTTCATGCTGATTGATAAGAAAAAGAGGGACCATTCACTTCTTCCGCTAACAGGATGGGTGTGCAGATTTTATCCCTTTGCAGCACTTGGAGCGCTGTTTTCTTTAGTCACTGATGAATATTTATTTTCTTTATTGTGGCTAGGATTTACCTTTCTAACTGCATTATTCGGACTTTTGAGGTTTGCAGAGAGAGGGCAAGGCTTCTATCTGAATTGTCAATTGATAGCGGGCTTATGTATTTAAGTTTAGGTGGATTATGGTTTCTTACTTACACTGCACATATTAAGGTGATGGATTTTTCCATTATTACGAACCTGCTCACAGCGATGCATTTCCATTACTCCGCTTTCATCATTCCAATTCTGGCAGGCTTTCTAGGCAGAAAGCAGTTGAGGTATAAAAAATTATATTCTGCCGTAACCATTGCCTTGATCTTATCCCCTCTAACCATTGCGGCTGGGATTAGCTTTTCAAGAGCAATTGAATTTACTTCTGTCCTGATTTATCTGGCAGCTATTTACGCATATTGTTTTCTGGTTTTCACTACACCATTTCGGAAAAAGCTTGCCA encodes:
- a CDS encoding DUF4166 domain-containing protein, which produces MTSIYRSHLGDSYQSLHPKLQHRYDITEQSSFHGTGRMENISGGIFLVRQLFKLGTRYRLFFSERGSDVPFTIYNNAFENEAGEKLVKWNREFSFKGKKRYFDAVMQLNDKQNEIIDYFGIPHLLVSTLNFQVGNKGSMIITSKKQWLNAFGRKIPLPKFLYGEARIIESFDERRNCYCVNVNVSNPLLGTLFSYQGYFTEMESGKK
- a CDS encoding VOC family protein; protein product: MKFHHYSLEVDNLSESIKFYKDVLGFQEAERIEFEEEEIQFLTLGDFKLELVKAAAAYNQTESIHICFETENFYEILARFENYKIKPVEGPYTLKNGWKTVFFSGPSNDLIEILSRNN
- a CDS encoding SDR family oxidoreductase; translation: MKNEMVVMITGASKGLGRALTLAFAKEGAKLAICARGESLLHQIKREAENSGAAEVLAVRADVANSRDVERFVALTEETFGKIDVLINNASILGPSPMPFLLDYPEEDFLEVLRVNATSPFLVTRRVLPGMLLRNEGSVINVTSEAGNVGYAGWGAYGISKFAVEGLTETWADEVSETNVRVNMVDPGEMDTEMHQLAVPDCDYELANPHDLVGVFQYLASDRSKGVNGQRFQARIP
- a CDS encoding alpha/beta-type small acid-soluble spore protein yields the protein MGKRRKILVPEARKALDELKAKVAGTEKPEDAKFEIAKENGVPLSRGYNGQLTAYEAGKTGGKLGGRMVQELIKMAKGNLENK
- a CDS encoding RDD family protein, whose protein sequence is MERNAGFWVRLGASVLDGLLVSLPLGLVCALILGDAAGTRNWLADFLQFLYSLIIPVIWSGYVVGKRILGIRIVKLDGSNVSFGTMFLRIVVGALVYTVTLGIGLIASALMVGTREDKRAIHDLIAGTYVTHSRPEDMN
- a CDS encoding S-adenosylmethionine:tRNA ribosyltransferase-isomerase, producing MLQDTLAFHLPDSLNASMPPERRGIRRDQVRMMVLDRKTGITSHDRFDQLGNYLKSGDVLVINSSRTLPAILKAKKHKDNFSEEVEVRLARRINGATWEALVVSETSHPGDRLVFSEDLSGNIIKKNDNSPLVTILFSKTGNELFQHIYSVGEPVRYEYINHPWELDYYQTVFAAQPGSVEMPSAGRAFSWELLFKLQRQGVKITSMQLHTGLSYLLDDKWDHSPEANHEEYFIPSESWTTIMEAKLSGGRIIAVGTTVVRALESAMNSGSLSGWTNLYITPEYQLKAADAIITGLHEPEASHLAMLSAFVEKDKLFNAYQEAILEQYLWHEFGDINLII
- a CDS encoding STAS domain-containing protein translates to MSTVGKPKKDEINVAGLEFEWDIAEGKFLFEKEDAVLFWISTAMKTFFDTIEEVSGEDAASVVLETTGFRQGIVVGEYFRELKGVSISEATALIPNTYASAGWGKAQIIDFNEESHTVSVQLSDSWEYKINKAQGKKVGGTFLAAHYAGIFSGLFGTNVWFDVRKDQIRGDGYSQFEYYPSSITVSKNMHQLARLKESEHIQQLEALVEDKTKDLQGLVKQISSPIIPVLEGIVVVPLIGKYDESRSEDLLVKTLYNLPKYRAKFLVLDLTGLDMEMSNYSAEFIHKLGAAASLIGVNTILVGIFAELAKNMTKSQISLSKFPCFQTLQHGIYHALAEDGRKIVG